A genome region from Euphorbia lathyris chromosome 4, ddEupLath1.1, whole genome shotgun sequence includes the following:
- the LOC136227967 gene encoding uncharacterized protein — translation MGKQFQQNLHQQQSHESGNRGQGSSPFFCQSCSMGLSTILKDFNFRCFFVLILTLSLLVSLIFWILPHRTVHIDGFDAKDSIKLSASVQVYFRLQKPVSELLPSLERLEYDINGEVGVPNAKVAILSMHALGASNWTDVVFGVLSERINVPINQVYLSVLRSSLIDVFLGESNLTLTASIFGQPSVFEILKFPGGITVVPVPYVSIWQFHHVFFSFTLNNSIAEVLDNLSEFRQQLKVGLHLKSYEYIVVQISNDDGSTVDSPVSVRASFISDLGSILPQRLQQLAQTISNSPSKNLGLDNSVFGKVKSVSLSTYLKHTLHTQPPTPSPAPAPELNDFAEPPISPSIPPSYSPSGDSHSPIESPKCEPHHTLSPVYSPAPSVVTADPPNPGHRGFPRSPHPSPSHSTSRRPSVSPTPSPSHSNQSPYVRAVSPYRPPVGSPLPQASYGSSPREGEVSQLLAPSPSAPSPSSSAVVPLWRGIWWLGICGVMMFHFLY, via the exons ATGGGGAAACAATTTCAGCAAAATCTGCATCAACAGCAGAGCCATGAGAGTGGAAATAGAGGGCAAGGTTCTTCCCCTTTTTTCTGCCAAAGCTGTTCGATGGGACTATCAACAATTTTGAAGGACTTCAATTTTAGGTGTTTTTTCGTTTTGATTCTCACTCTCTCGCTTTTAGTCTCACTGATCTTCTGGATCCTACCTCACCGTACTGTTCATATTGATGGGTTTGATGCTAAGGATTCAATTAAACTCAGTG ctTCAGTGCAAGTATACTTCAGGCTGCAAAAGCCAGTTTCCGAACTTCTTCCGAGTCTCGAAAGATTAGAATATGACATCAATGGGGAAGTAGGGGTGCCGAATGCAAAG GTGGCTATCTTGTCTATGCATGCGTTAGGTGCATCTAACTGGACTGATGTGGTGTTTGGTGTTCTTTCTGAACGAATTAATGTTCCAATAAATCAAGTGTATTTAAGTGTGCTGAGGTCATCTTTAATTGATGTGTTCCTTGGGGAATCTAATCTGACTCTTACAGCATCAATATTTGGGCAGCCTTCTGTATTTGAGATTTTGAAATTTCCTGGAGGGATTACTGTGGTTCCAGTGCCATATGTTTCCATTTGGCAGTTTCACCATGTCTTCTTTAGTTTTACCCTCAATAATTCCATAGCTGAAGTACTAGATAACCTCTCTGAGTTTAGGCAGCAGTTGAAAGTTGGTTTGCATCTGAAATCTTATGAG TATATAGTAGTGCAAATATCAAATGATGACGGCTCTACAGTAGATTCTCCAGTCTCTGTTCGGGCTTCATTCATATCAGATTTGGGGAGCATTCTTCCACAGAGATTGCAACAGCTAGCTCAAACAATCAGCAATTCTCCTTCGAAGAATCTTGGTCTTGATAACTCTGTTTTCGGTAAAGTAAAAAGTGTTAGTTTATCAACATATTTGAAACATACCCTTCATACACAACCTCCAACTCCTTCCCCAGCTCCAGCTCCCGAGCTCAATGATTTTGCTGAACCACCAATCTCTCCATCAATCCCTCCATCATACTCTCCATCTGGTGATAGTCATTCTCCTATAGAAAGCCCGAAATGTGAGCCTCACCATACTTTATCTCCTGTATATTCTCCTGCACCTTCTGTCGTAACTGCTGATCCTCCTAATCCTGGACACCGTGGTTTTCCAAGATCTCCACACCCATCACCATCTCATTCTACCAGCCGAAGGCCTTCCGTATCTCCTACTCCATCGCCATCTCATTCTAATCAAAGTCCTTACGTGCGTGCAGTAAGTCCCTATAGGCCTCCAGTTGGGTCTCCTTTGCCTCAGGCATCCTATGGTTCCTCTCCAAGGGAAGGCGAAGTATCTCAACTTCTTGCCCCTTCCCCATCAGCTCCATCTCCATCAT CATCAGCAGTAGTTCCTTTGTGGAGGGGCATATGGTGGTTGGGGATTTGTGGAGTTATgatgtttcattttctttattga